TTGGCATTTTACTTGTCGTTGATTTACTAGTTAACAACTTAGGTCCAGCAGCTAACGGTATGGTCGAAAGATTTGGTATCGAATTAAATGTTATTGATGTCGGTTGGCCAGGGGCTGCTGCTATGTCGTGGTCATCACCAATAGCAGCACTTATTATTCCTATAGGTATTTTCGTAAATGTTATCATGCTTGTCACTAAAACGACGAAAACAATGAACGTTGATATCTGGAACTTTTGGCATTTTACATTTACCGGTGCGATCGTTTATACCATCTCTGGCAGTATGATACAAGGCCTCATTGCAGCTGTTTTGTTCCAAATAGCATGTTTAAAAATTGCTGACTGGACTGCACCAATGCTTCGAGATTATTTTGAACTACCAGGAATCTCCATCGCTACAGGAAGTACTGTTTCTTATGCGCCATTAGGTATACCACTTGTAAAGGCTATCGGTAAAATTCCTGGTTTAAAAAGATTGAATGCAGACTCTGACACGATTTCCAACAGATTTGGTGTGATGGGGGAACCAATTTTTATGGGGCTTGTTCTTGGTATTGCTTTAGGCTTTCTCGCAGGTTTTCCCACAGGTGAAGTGATACAAATTGGTATGGCAATGGCAGGGGTGATGGTACTCATGCCGCGGATGGTTAAAATTTTAATGGAAGGGCTTACACCAGTATCAGAATCCGCCCGTGAATTTTTAAAAAAACGTTTTGGGAACGAAGATATTTATATCGGATTAGATGCGGCGGTCGCCATCGGTCATCCTTCAGTAATTTCTACAGCTTTAATTCTAGTACCGATTACGGTAGGAATGGCTGTTATACTTCCCGGTAACAATGTGTTGCCATTCGGTGACTTAGCAACTATTCCGTTTATTGTCGCATTTATTGTAGGGGGAGCTAAAGGGAATATTATCCATTCGGTGATAGCAGGTAGTATTTTAATCGGTTTATCACTATTTATGGCTACAGACATTGCGGCTGTTCATACACAAATGGCAATTGATGGATCCTTTAGTATCCCTCAAGATACAAATCTTATCTCTAGTATCGATCAGGGAGGTAACTTGATCAACTGGCTTATTTGGAGATTTTTCGAGTTATTTAACTAGAGATTACAACAAGAGAGGGACAAAAAACGAGTAAGAAAGAAACTACCGCCAAGCAGTTCAAAATCTTTCTTACTCGCCTCACAGCCCGTAAATAAAGAGACTGTCCCTCTATTTTCACATAAGGACACTGGCATTTTCAAGTTACTATAGCAAAAAGAATTTGTCAGAAATGTGGCGTTTTGTTATGACATTTTGGGAGGGTTAGAATGATGAAAGCCTTAGTTAAAAAAGAGCTAGGATTTGGAAAATTAGAGTTAATTGACGTTGAAGAACCAGAACCGAGGGAAGGAGAAGTGAAAATCCTTGTAAAGTATGCTGGTGTGTGTGGTTCAGACATTCATACGTATGAAGGCCATTATAAGGTGAAAGCACCAGTCACACTAGGTCATGAATTTTCTGGTGAAGTGATTAGCGTTGGAGAAGGTGTGACGGCATTCAAACCGGGAGATCGTGTTACCTCTGAAACAACTTTCTATATTTGTGGAGAATGTCAGTATTGTAAAACAAAAGACTATAATCTATGTCAACATCGTAGAGGTATCGGTACACAACAAAATGGAGCGTTTGCTAAATATGTATTAGCTCGGCAAGAAAGTGTCCACAAGCTCCCAAAAAATGTCGACTATCTGTCAGGAGCATTTACTGAACCTTTAGCTTGTTGTTACCATGCTGTTAAAAAAGCACATATTAAGCCTGGAGAATTAGTTGTGGTTCTTGGACCAGGGCCAATTGGGTTATTAACTGCTCAGCTCGCTAAAGACGCAGGGGCGACGGTCATCATCACAGGTTTAACACAGGACCACGTCCGTTTGGAAAAAGCAAATGAATTAGGGATTGACTATGCTATTGATATTCAACATGAAGATGTAAAAAAATTAGTAGACTCTCTAACTGACGGTTATGGAGCAGATGTTGTTATAGAATGTAGTGGCGCTGTGCCAGCTAGTAAATTAGGTCTTGAATTATTGAAGAAAAAAGGAAGATATGTACAAGAAGGTATTTACCCGAATGATGAAATAACGATAGATTTCTCAAAAATTATTCAAAAAGAATTAGTTGTAAGAGGCGCCAGAAGTCAGAAGAGCTCTGACTGGGAACCTTCTTTACAACTCATGAACAATCAAAGGATAAATGCAAAAGCTTTGATAACTCACACGTTTAATATCAATGAATGGGATAAAGCATACTCTGTCATTAAAAGTGGTGAAGCCATCAAAGTTATCTTTCAATCATTTGATTAAGGGCAATCATTTTGAAAGAGAGGCTTATGATCTATGAAGATTTATATTGGAAGTGACCACGGTGGATTTCGTTTGAAGGGAGCAATTACACAGGTGTTAGACGATCTCCAACTAAGCTTTGAAGATATGGGAACGCATTCAACTCGATCAACTGACTACGGTCCTATAGGCAAAAATGTGGCTGAAAAAGTCGCTTTAAGTGAGGATGCAAAAGGGATTCTAATTTGTGGAACGGGTATTGGAATGTCTATCATCGCAAATAAAGTGCCAGGTATCCGGGCAGCAGTCGTTCATGATGTGTTCTCAGCTGAAGCAACAAGAGCACATAATGATTCAAATATTCTTTGCTTAGGTGAAAGAGTCATTGGACAAGGGCTAGCAGAAATGATCGTTCAAACATGGTTACAGACAGTCTTTAAAGCAGGAAAACATGAGCGCAGAATTGATTTTATTAAGAGATATGAAGCGTAACAATGTGTTGTAAAAGCCATCAGTAGTTATTTCCAAGGAAATAACTAGTTATAAGCTAAATCTAAAACGGGGTGATGAGATGGTAGAAACTATGCTCGATTTTTCATTGGGTCCACATGGGAGATTTTTGAGCAACTTGTACAATGAACATCAGTTGATTATTCATACGTTTGTCATTGGTATAGTCATTGGAAATCTAGTGTTCAAAAGATTTAAAAAAAGAAAAGCACCACTGAATGATAACGAGCAAAGTAGTGTGAATGAGGTACGATCTTTATGACTGATCAAACACTCAAATTGGCTCCGTCTATATTAAATACCGATTTTTCGTTGATAAAGAAAACGCTTGAGGAGACTGAGGCAGGTGGGGCTCATATGGTTCATTTCGATGTAATGGATGGGCATTTTGTACCTGATATTACATTTGGTCCTGCCTTTGTAGCTTCATTAAGACCGTTAACCTCGCTACTTTTTGATGTGCATCTCATGGTAGAAAATCCTGAAAATCATATCCCACAGTTTATAGAGGCAGGCGCAGATATGATCACATGTCATGCAGAGGTATGTCCACATTTATACAGAACAATTCAAACAATTAAAGCTTCAGGAGTGAAGGCGGGAGTGGTGTTAAATCCAGCTACGCCTTTATACGTTCTTGATGGCATATTACCAGAGTTAGATATGGTATTACTCATGAGTGTAAACCCAGGGTTTGGGGGGCAACAATTTATTCCTTCTGTGTTAGAGAAAATCGGTCGATTGAGGGAGGAAATAATTAAAAGCGGGAGGGAGATTGATATAGAAGTTGATGGAGGAATTACACATGATAATGTGAAAGGGATCACAAATGCTGGTGCGAATATTATTGTGGCTGGGACAGCTATATATAGTCATGAAGATATAAAATCAACGATCTGTGATTTTAAAAAAAGAATGGGAATAGTCGTATAGATTGAAAATTTTTCAAATCCTTTACATGCGAGGAAGGTGGAAGCAGAATGACGTCATTTTCTCAACTATTAAATAAGCCTTTTACATGCTCGTGCGGAAGAAAACACACTATTTCTATTGAACACATTGCGCTAAACGATCATCTTTCCCCTTTAGATCAACTGTGTATTGACTATTTAAAGGGGGAAAAACTTTCCATTGTAAGTGATGCCACTATATGGTCGGTTATGGGAGAAGCTGTTACAGCTAAATTCGCAAAAGGTGGATTTAAAATTAGTCACTTTTTATTTGATAATACAAAAGTGAAACCTGATGAAAAAGCACTGGGGCAGCTTCTCATGAACCTTCCAGTTGATACAAATGGACTCGTTGCAGTTGGATCAGGTACAATAACTGACCTTGTCCGCTATGCCGCTACCATTACTAATCGTCCTTTTATATCGGTGCCATCAGCTCCTTCAATGGATGGCTATGCATCCAGTGTTTCATCACTTATCTATAATGGAAGAAAGACGACTTATAAGGGGAAAAATGCCTTTGCCATTGCTGGAGATGTGTCGATCATTGCTGAAGCTCCTCAAGACTTGGTTCAAGCAGGTTTTGGCGATATCATAGGCAAAAAAATCGCCATAAGCGATTGGCTACTGTCATATATGCTTAACGATGAATATTATTGTCACTATGCCGCCTCACTCGTGAAGAGTTCCACGGACTTATGCATTCGCAATGTGAGTGCTATCACTCA
The DNA window shown above is from Salipaludibacillus agaradhaerens and carries:
- a CDS encoding PTS galactitol transporter subunit IIC, whose translation is MDQMVEALQAFLALGPTVILPVAIFLIGIAFRQKASRAFRSGLTIGVAFVGILLVVDLLVNNLGPAANGMVERFGIELNVIDVGWPGAAAMSWSSPIAALIIPIGIFVNVIMLVTKTTKTMNVDIWNFWHFTFTGAIVYTISGSMIQGLIAAVLFQIACLKIADWTAPMLRDYFELPGISIATGSTVSYAPLGIPLVKAIGKIPGLKRLNADSDTISNRFGVMGEPIFMGLVLGIALGFLAGFPTGEVIQIGMAMAGVMVLMPRMVKILMEGLTPVSESAREFLKKRFGNEDIYIGLDAAVAIGHPSVISTALILVPITVGMAVILPGNNVLPFGDLATIPFIVAFIVGGAKGNIIHSVIAGSILIGLSLFMATDIAAVHTQMAIDGSFSIPQDTNLISSIDQGGNLINWLIWRFFELFN
- a CDS encoding zinc-binding dehydrogenase, producing the protein MKALVKKELGFGKLELIDVEEPEPREGEVKILVKYAGVCGSDIHTYEGHYKVKAPVTLGHEFSGEVISVGEGVTAFKPGDRVTSETTFYICGECQYCKTKDYNLCQHRRGIGTQQNGAFAKYVLARQESVHKLPKNVDYLSGAFTEPLACCYHAVKKAHIKPGELVVVLGPGPIGLLTAQLAKDAGATVIITGLTQDHVRLEKANELGIDYAIDIQHEDVKKLVDSLTDGYGADVVIECSGAVPASKLGLELLKKKGRYVQEGIYPNDEITIDFSKIIQKELVVRGARSQKSSDWEPSLQLMNNQRINAKALITHTFNINEWDKAYSVIKSGEAIKVIFQSFD
- the rpiB gene encoding ribose 5-phosphate isomerase B, whose product is MKIYIGSDHGGFRLKGAITQVLDDLQLSFEDMGTHSTRSTDYGPIGKNVAEKVALSEDAKGILICGTGIGMSIIANKVPGIRAAVVHDVFSAEATRAHNDSNILCLGERVIGQGLAEMIVQTWLQTVFKAGKHERRIDFIKRYEA
- the rpe gene encoding ribulose-phosphate 3-epimerase — translated: MTDQTLKLAPSILNTDFSLIKKTLEETEAGGAHMVHFDVMDGHFVPDITFGPAFVASLRPLTSLLFDVHLMVENPENHIPQFIEAGADMITCHAEVCPHLYRTIQTIKASGVKAGVVLNPATPLYVLDGILPELDMVLLMSVNPGFGGQQFIPSVLEKIGRLREEIIKSGREIDIEVDGGITHDNVKGITNAGANIIVAGTAIYSHEDIKSTICDFKKRMGIVV
- a CDS encoding sn-glycerol-1-phosphate dehydrogenase, producing the protein MTSFSQLLNKPFTCSCGRKHTISIEHIALNDHLSPLDQLCIDYLKGEKLSIVSDATIWSVMGEAVTAKFAKGGFKISHFLFDNTKVKPDEKALGQLLMNLPVDTNGLVAVGSGTITDLVRYAATITNRPFISVPSAPSMDGYASSVSSLIYNGRKTTYKGKNAFAIAGDVSIIAEAPQDLVQAGFGDIIGKKIAISDWLLSYMLNDEYYCHYAASLVKSSTDLCIRNVSAITHSQLDGIHSLMEALVLSGLAISLVGNSRPASGTEHLLAHYFESAFIKAGKAPVYHGMAVALGTLCATHFYQYVLDTSAFASLNLSDVLRDQVPSVREVEAWLEGIGLSKNPLDYKIEKPLLEEALLKARYTRDRYTILSFAAEHGLLEKAVSHVVREMYV